In the genome of Serratia symbiotica (Periphyllus acericola), one region contains:
- the cmoM gene encoding tRNA uridine 5-oxyacetic acid(34) methyltransferase CmoM: MQDLNFDDIAEKFAHNIYGTTKGKIRQAVVWQDLTTLLAQLPLRSLRILDAGGGEGHIACKLAQAGHQVLLCDLSGEMIQRAAQLAEQKGVSQNMQFIQSSAQDIAQHLAQPVDLILFHAVLEWISKPEAALQQLFGCLLPGGALSLMFFNANGLVMRNTVLGNFQLVDPVVRRRRKRSLSPQNPQRPLQVYGWLEQMGMRISGKTGVRVFHDYLQSRQLQTQKFEQLLALEQHYCRQEPYVSLGRYIHVMARKPDRKDEL, translated from the coding sequence GTGCAGGATCTCAATTTTGACGATATTGCCGAAAAATTTGCGCATAATATTTACGGTACCACCAAAGGGAAAATTCGCCAGGCGGTTGTGTGGCAAGATCTGACCACACTATTGGCGCAGTTACCGCTGCGGTCACTACGCATCCTTGATGCTGGTGGTGGTGAAGGCCATATTGCCTGCAAGCTGGCACAGGCAGGGCATCAGGTGCTGCTGTGCGACCTTTCTGGTGAGATGATCCAGCGTGCTGCACAGTTGGCTGAACAGAAAGGTGTCAGCCAGAACATGCAATTTATACAAAGCTCGGCGCAGGATATCGCTCAACATTTAGCACAGCCGGTAGATCTGATATTGTTTCATGCCGTGCTTGAATGGATCTCTAAACCCGAAGCGGCGTTGCAGCAGTTATTCGGCTGTCTGCTGCCGGGCGGCGCGTTGTCGCTGATGTTCTTTAACGCTAATGGCCTTGTGATGCGCAACACGGTATTGGGTAATTTTCAACTAGTAGATCCGGTGGTCAGAAGACGCAGAAAGCGCTCGCTGTCGCCGCAAAATCCCCAGCGGCCGCTGCAGGTATATGGCTGGCTGGAACAGATGGGCATGCGCATCAGTGGGAAAACTGGCGTGCGAGTGTTCCACGATTATTTACAAAGCAGACAGTTACAGACGCAAAAATTTGAACAGTTACTGGCGCTTGAACAGCACTATTGTCGTCAGGAGCCTTACGTAAGTTTGGGGCGCTATATCCACGTCATGGCGCGCAAACCAGACCGGAAGGACGAACTATGA
- the sapD gene encoding putrescine export ABC transporter ATP-binding protein SapD, with the protein MPLLDIRNLKIEFMTPDGPIKAVDRVSIMLNEGEVRGLVGESGSGKSLIAKAICGVTKDNWRITADRLRFNDIDLLQLTPRERRRLVGHNVSMIFQEPQSCLDPSESIGRQITQAIPGWTYKGRCWQRYNWRKKRVIELLHRVGIRDHHDIMGCFPYELTEGECQKVMIAIALANQPRLLIADEPTNAMEPTTQAQIFRLLASLNQNNSTTILLISHDLQMMSKWADRVNVLYCGQTVESAQCEDLLAAPHHPYTQALIRAMPDFGRSLPHKSRLNTLPGAIPPLEHLPIGCRLGPRCPYAQKKCIETPRLRSVKNHFFACHFPLNMEGQ; encoded by the coding sequence ATGCCGTTGCTCGATATCCGCAATCTAAAGATTGAGTTTATGACACCCGATGGGCCGATCAAGGCGGTTGATCGCGTCAGTATAATGCTGAATGAAGGCGAAGTGCGCGGCCTGGTAGGGGAATCCGGTTCGGGCAAAAGCCTGATCGCTAAGGCTATCTGCGGCGTCACCAAGGATAACTGGCGCATTACCGCCGATCGTCTGCGCTTTAACGATATCGATCTGCTACAGCTAACGCCGCGTGAACGGCGCAGGCTCGTTGGCCACAATGTGTCGATGATTTTCCAAGAACCACAGTCATGCCTTGATCCTTCCGAGAGCATCGGCCGCCAGATAACACAGGCAATCCCCGGCTGGACTTATAAAGGCCGCTGTTGGCAGCGCTACAACTGGCGTAAAAAACGTGTCATCGAGCTGCTGCACCGTGTCGGCATCAGAGATCACCACGATATTATGGGCTGTTTTCCCTACGAGCTGACCGAGGGGGAATGCCAAAAGGTCATGATCGCCATCGCCTTGGCCAATCAGCCGCGTCTGTTGATCGCCGACGAACCCACCAACGCCATGGAGCCGACCACCCAGGCGCAAATTTTCCGCCTGCTGGCGAGCCTTAATCAGAACAACAGCACCACCATTTTACTGATCAGCCATGATTTGCAGATGATGAGCAAGTGGGCCGACCGGGTGAACGTATTATACTGCGGCCAGACAGTGGAGAGCGCACAGTGTGAAGATCTGTTGGCCGCCCCACACCACCCTTACACCCAGGCACTGATCCGCGCCATGCCAGATTTTGGCCGCTCATTGCCGCATAAAAGTCGGCTGAATACTTTGCCAGGTGCTATCCCTCCGTTGGAACATCTGCCGATTGGCTGCCGTCTAGGGCCGCGTTGCCCCTATGCGCAGAAGAAATGTATTGAAACGCCGCGCTTGCGTTCGGTTAAAAACCACTTCTTCGCCTGCCATTTCCCACTCAACATGGAGGGGCAATAA
- a CDS encoding exoribonuclease II: MLQDNPLLAQLKQQLHSQTPRVEGVVKGTEKGFGFLEIDSQKSYFIPPPYMKKVMHGDRVIATLHTEKEREVAEPETLVEPFLSRFVGRVQKRDNRLSIVPNHPLLKETIQCHPVRRLTHNFQPGDWAVAEMRRHPLKGDSGFNADLTHFITDAEDHFAPWWVTLARHNLEKEAPEMASFSEQETALAREDLTALDFVTIDSASTQDMDDALFVVDNGDGSLQLTIAIADPTAYVEQGSVLDDIAHVRAFTNYLPGFNIPMLPRDLSDNLCSLRPNECRQVLSCRVTIGADGMLGNDIQFFAAKIKSKAKLVYDEISDWLEGIAGWQPPSETIAQQLTLLKRVCDARNSWRHQHALVFKDRPDYRFVLGEKGDVLEIITEQRRSANSIVEECMIAANVCAAKVLRDHLGFGVYNVHTGFDPLLVEQAVSVLQANGVEANAEKLLGLEGFCKLRRHLDSQPTQFLNSRIRRFQTFAEISTTPGPHFGLGLEAYATWTSPIRKYGDMINHRLLKAIITQKPAEKPQDEVAVQMAERRRLNRMAERDVGDWLYARYLHDKAGTDQRFTAEIIDVTRGGMRVRLLDNGAVAFIPAPFIHAVRDEILCSQETGTVQIKGEVAYRQSDALQVTIAEVRMETRSVIARPTH; encoded by the coding sequence ATGCTTCAAGATAATCCGCTGCTGGCGCAGCTTAAACAGCAACTTCACTCTCAGACCCCACGCGTTGAAGGCGTAGTAAAAGGCACTGAGAAAGGCTTTGGCTTTCTTGAGATCGACAGTCAAAAAAGCTATTTCATTCCCCCGCCCTACATGAAGAAAGTCATGCACGGCGATCGCGTGATCGCCACGCTACATACCGAGAAAGAACGCGAAGTCGCTGAACCGGAAACCCTGGTAGAGCCCTTCTTGTCGCGCTTTGTTGGACGCGTGCAGAAACGTGATAACCGCCTGTCTATCGTGCCCAACCATCCATTACTGAAAGAGACGATTCAGTGCCACCCAGTGCGTAGGTTAACTCACAACTTCCAGCCCGGTGACTGGGCAGTGGCGGAAATGCGTCGTCACCCACTGAAAGGCGATAGCGGCTTCAATGCCGATTTGACCCATTTCATTACCGATGCCGAAGACCATTTCGCACCTTGGTGGGTGACCTTGGCACGCCACAACCTCGAAAAAGAAGCACCGGAGATGGCCAGCTTCAGCGAACAGGAAACCGCGCTGGCGCGTGAAGATCTGACCGCGCTGGATTTTGTCACCATTGATAGCGCCAGCACCCAAGATATGGACGATGCACTGTTCGTGGTGGACAACGGTGATGGTTCACTACAACTGACTATCGCTATCGCCGACCCTACCGCCTACGTCGAGCAAGGTAGCGTGCTGGACGATATCGCCCACGTGCGTGCCTTCACCAATTATCTGCCAGGCTTCAACATCCCAATGTTGCCGCGTGATCTGTCCGATAACCTATGCTCGCTGCGCCCGAATGAATGCCGTCAGGTGCTGTCCTGCCGCGTAACTATCGGTGCTGACGGCATGTTGGGCAACGACATTCAATTCTTCGCCGCCAAGATCAAATCAAAGGCCAAGCTGGTTTACGATGAAATCTCTGACTGGTTGGAAGGTATCGCGGGTTGGCAACCGCCAAGCGAGACCATCGCGCAACAGCTCACCTTACTGAAACGCGTCTGCGATGCACGCAACAGTTGGCGTCATCAGCATGCGTTGGTTTTCAAGGATCGCCCTGACTACCGCTTTGTGCTGGGTGAGAAAGGCGATGTGCTGGAAATCATTACCGAACAACGCCGTAGCGCCAACAGCATCGTTGAAGAATGCATGATCGCTGCAAACGTCTGCGCTGCCAAGGTGCTTCGCGATCATCTGGGCTTCGGAGTGTATAACGTGCATACCGGTTTCGATCCGCTGCTGGTCGAACAGGCGGTCAGCGTGCTACAAGCCAACGGCGTGGAGGCCAACGCCGAGAAACTGCTAGGCCTTGAAGGTTTCTGCAAGTTGCGCCGCCACTTGGATTCGCAGCCTACACAGTTCCTCAACAGCCGCATCCGTCGTTTTCAGACTTTCGCGGAAATCAGCACTACCCCAGGGCCGCACTTTGGCTTAGGTCTGGAAGCTTATGCTACCTGGACTTCACCGATCCGTAAATACGGCGATATGATCAACCACCGCTTGCTGAAAGCGATCATCACCCAAAAGCCGGCAGAAAAGCCGCAAGATGAGGTCGCTGTGCAGATGGCTGAACGACGTCGCTTAAATCGCATGGCAGAACGCGATGTTGGCGATTGGTTGTACGCCCGCTATCTGCACGATAAGGCGGGTACTGATCAGCGCTTCACGGCGGAAATCATCGATGTTACGCGCGGTGGCATGCGTGTGCGTCTGCTGGACAACGGAGCCGTTGCCTTTATCCCTGCGCCGTTCATTCATGCAGTGCGTGATGAGATACTGTGCAGCCAAGAAACCGGTACCGTGCAAATCAAGGGCGAGGTGGCTTATCGCCAAAGCGATGCCCTACAAGTCACCATCGCCGAAGTGCGCATGGAAACCCGCAGCGTGATTGCCCGTCCGACACACTAA
- the sapA gene encoding ABC transporter substrate-binding protein SapA produces MRGLPCWILSLSCLATPPTYSAITPLPDIRQSGLVYCISGILNTFNPQRAMRGLMIDTLAAQLYDRLLDVDPYTYRLLPGLAQSWEVLDNGATYRFHLRKNVPFQTTAWFKPTRNLNTDDVVFSFARIFDQKHPYHNVNGGEYPYFDSLQFDGSVQSIKKLDDSTVEIRLQAPNASFLWHLATHYAPVLSAEYADQLMHEGRQEMIDREPVGSGPFLLNEYRLGQYIRLVRNDVYWKGQPRMRQVVIDMGAGGNGRLSKLLTGECDVLAYPAASQFSILRDDPRLRLTLRPGMNIAYLAFNTRKPPLNNLKVRQAIALAINNPRLMQSIYYGTAETAASILPRASWAYDNDAHISGYDPAKARAMLTQAGIEQLNLKLWVPIASQPYNPSPLKTAELIQADLAQIGVNITIVPVEGRFQEVRLMAMNHDLTLTGWSTDSNDPDSFLRPLFSCAAIRSQTNYAHWCNLSFDDLLENALLSQHLSHRIDSYRQAQKIIAQQLPVLPLASSLRQQAYRYDIKGLVLSPFGNSSFAGVYRESAQESKP; encoded by the coding sequence ATGCGTGGTTTACCCTGTTGGATATTGTCGTTGAGCTGCCTGGCTACACCACCGACATACTCTGCCATAACACCGCTACCGGACATACGCCAGAGCGGCCTTGTCTACTGTATCAGTGGCATACTGAACACTTTTAATCCGCAGAGAGCAATGAGGGGCCTAATGATCGATACACTGGCCGCTCAACTGTATGACCGCCTGCTGGATGTCGATCCCTATACCTATCGGCTGCTCCCTGGGCTAGCACAGAGCTGGGAAGTGCTGGATAACGGGGCGACCTACCGTTTTCATCTGCGCAAAAACGTGCCTTTCCAAACCACCGCCTGGTTCAAGCCGACCCGCAATCTGAATACCGATGATGTGGTGTTCAGCTTTGCCCGCATTTTTGATCAGAAACACCCCTACCATAACGTCAACGGGGGCGAATATCCTTATTTCGATAGCCTGCAATTCGATGGTTCCGTACAAAGCATAAAAAAGTTAGATGACTCTACCGTCGAAATCCGCCTACAGGCACCCAACGCCTCGTTCCTGTGGCACCTTGCGACCCATTATGCGCCAGTGCTATCGGCAGAGTATGCCGATCAACTGATGCATGAAGGGCGGCAAGAGATGATCGATCGCGAGCCAGTTGGCAGTGGGCCTTTCCTGCTCAATGAATATCGTTTAGGGCAATATATCCGCCTGGTACGTAACGATGTCTACTGGAAGGGACAGCCGCGCATGCGGCAGGTGGTCATCGATATGGGGGCTGGCGGAAATGGCCGGTTGTCCAAACTGCTGACCGGCGAATGCGACGTACTGGCCTACCCGGCCGCCAGCCAGTTTTCTATTCTGCGCGATGACCCACGCCTGCGCCTGACATTGCGACCTGGGATGAACATCGCTTATCTGGCATTTAACACCCGCAAACCGCCGCTGAATAATCTGAAAGTGCGCCAGGCAATTGCGCTGGCGATTAACAACCCGCGTCTGATGCAGTCTATTTACTACGGCACGGCGGAAACCGCCGCTTCCATACTGCCGCGCGCGTCCTGGGCCTATGACAATGATGCACATATCAGCGGATATGATCCAGCCAAAGCACGCGCAATGTTGACACAAGCTGGCATCGAACAACTGAACCTAAAGCTGTGGGTACCAATAGCCTCTCAGCCCTATAACCCCAGCCCGCTGAAAACGGCGGAGCTGATCCAGGCCGATCTGGCTCAGATCGGCGTTAATATCACCATAGTACCGGTTGAAGGACGGTTCCAAGAAGTGCGATTGATGGCAATGAACCACGATTTGACCCTCACTGGCTGGTCCACCGATAGCAACGATCCAGACAGCTTTTTACGGCCATTATTTAGTTGCGCGGCGATCCGTTCGCAAACCAACTATGCTCACTGGTGTAATCTTAGCTTTGACGATTTGCTTGAAAACGCGCTGTTGTCGCAGCATCTGTCACATCGCATCGACAGCTACCGCCAGGCGCAGAAAATTATAGCACAACAACTGCCCGTGTTGCCCCTGGCATCATCTCTACGCCAACAAGCCTACCGTTACGATATCAAAGGGCTAGTACTTAGTCCGTTCGGTAACTCATCATTTGCTGGGGTGTACCGAGAATCTGCGCAGGAGTCCAAACCGTGA
- the kdsB gene encoding 3-deoxy-manno-octulosonate cytidylyltransferase, with amino-acid sequence MSFIAIIPARYASTRLPAKPLADINGKPMVVHVMARARESGASRVIVAVDHPEVAKAVEASGGEICMTCLDHHSGTERLAEVIEHYGFDDDQIIVNVQGDEPMIPPIIVCQVVENLAASCAGMATLAVPINSAEEAFNPNVVKVVIDVQGYALYFSRATIPWDRQRFATSQDIIGDTLLRHIGIYAYRAGFVRRYVSWQPSQLEQIELLEQLRVLWYGEKIHVAVAKVIPSVGVDTPDDLQRVRDSLR; translated from the coding sequence ATGAGTTTCATCGCTATTATCCCTGCCCGCTATGCATCAACCCGTTTGCCTGCCAAACCGTTGGCCGATATTAACGGCAAGCCGATGGTGGTGCATGTGATGGCACGAGCGCGTGAATCCGGTGCCAGCCGCGTGATCGTGGCAGTCGACCATCCAGAGGTAGCCAAAGCGGTTGAGGCCTCTGGCGGTGAAATCTGTATGACCTGTCTGGATCACCATTCTGGCACCGAACGGCTGGCAGAAGTGATTGAACATTATGGCTTTGACGATGACCAGATCATCGTCAATGTGCAGGGTGACGAGCCGATGATCCCACCGATTATCGTGTGTCAGGTGGTGGAAAATCTGGCGGCCAGTTGCGCTGGCATGGCCACATTAGCGGTGCCGATCAATAGCGCCGAAGAAGCCTTTAATCCCAATGTGGTTAAAGTGGTGATAGATGTGCAGGGCTACGCGCTCTATTTTTCGCGCGCCACTATTCCCTGGGATCGTCAGCGCTTCGCCACATCGCAAGACATCATTGGCGACACCCTGTTGCGGCACATCGGCATTTACGCCTACCGCGCTGGATTTGTCCGCCGTTACGTCAGTTGGCAGCCGAGTCAGTTGGAACAGATTGAATTGTTGGAACAGTTGCGGGTGCTATGGTACGGCGAAAAAATCCATGTGGCGGTTGCCAAGGTCATACCGAGCGTGGGCGTCGATACGCCTGATGATCTACAGCGTGTGCGCGACAGCCTGCGCTAA
- a CDS encoding TusE/DsrC/DsvC family sulfur relay protein → MLEFEGQATETDAQGYLKNSADWHEGLAPLLAAQEDITLTDAHWEVVRFVRHFYQQFNTSPTIRMLVKAIVQKYGEEKGNSRYLYRLFPQGPAKQATKIAGLPKPVKCI, encoded by the coding sequence ATGTTGGAGTTTGAAGGTCAGGCCACTGAAACTGATGCACAAGGTTACCTGAAAAATAGCGCAGATTGGCATGAAGGCTTGGCACCGCTGCTGGCTGCCCAAGAAGATATCACGCTTACCGATGCACATTGGGAAGTGGTACGTTTTGTTCGTCACTTCTACCAGCAGTTTAATACTTCACCGACGATCCGTATGTTAGTCAAGGCCATAGTGCAGAAATATGGTGAGGAAAAAGGCAATAGCCGCTATCTTTACCGCTTGTTCCCGCAAGGCCCGGCTAAACAAGCAACCAAAATAGCCGGCCTGCCAAAACCAGTAAAATGTATCTAA
- the sapF gene encoding putrescine export ABC transporter ATP-binding protein SapF: MEILLQVRNLSKTYRYRSGLFRRQHVEAVKSVSFTLRERQTLAIIGENGSGKSTLAKMLCGMEEPSAGELLIGNHPLKYGDYRYRSQRIRMIFQDSSTSLNPRQRVGQLLDASLRLNTDLEKTDREQRINQTLRQVGMLPDHAYYYPHMLASGQKQRVALARALILQPKVIIADEALASLDMSMRSQIINLMLDLQENYGISYIYITQHLGMMQHISDQVMVMHAGEIVERGSIAEVLAAPLHELTKRLITSHFGEALTADTRRCEGVQY, encoded by the coding sequence GTGGAAATACTGTTGCAAGTGCGCAACCTGAGCAAAACCTATCGCTATCGTAGCGGGCTGTTTCGCCGCCAGCACGTTGAGGCAGTGAAATCGGTCAGTTTTACCCTGCGCGAACGTCAAACACTGGCGATCATCGGAGAGAACGGTTCGGGTAAATCGACGTTGGCCAAAATGTTGTGCGGTATGGAGGAACCCTCTGCTGGCGAACTCCTTATCGGCAACCACCCATTGAAATATGGCGATTACCGTTATCGCAGCCAGCGTATCCGCATGATTTTTCAAGACTCAAGTACCTCGCTCAATCCACGGCAGCGTGTCGGTCAGTTACTGGACGCCTCGCTACGCCTGAATACTGACCTAGAGAAAACGGATCGCGAGCAACGCATCAACCAGACGTTGCGTCAGGTTGGTATGCTGCCAGACCATGCTTATTACTACCCGCATATGCTTGCCTCCGGTCAGAAGCAGCGAGTCGCGCTGGCGCGCGCGTTAATCCTGCAACCCAAAGTGATCATCGCCGACGAAGCGCTGGCGTCGTTGGATATGTCGATGCGCTCGCAGATCATCAACTTGATGCTAGATCTGCAAGAAAATTATGGTATTTCATATATTTATATAACCCAACACCTAGGTATGATGCAGCATATTAGCGATCAAGTTATGGTGATGCACGCAGGGGAAATCGTTGAACGCGGTAGCATAGCGGAAGTGCTGGCAGCACCATTGCATGAGTTAACCAAACGGCTGATCACCAGCCACTTTGGCGAAGCATTGACCGCTGATACCCGGCGGTGTGAGGGAGTCCAGTACTGA
- the sapC gene encoding putrescine export ABC transporter permease SapC has product MLLDNVYCEKKISSLLRYTWRIFYGDTLAIIGFYGVIALLLLSLFGSLLAPYTMNQQFLGYQLLPPSWSHHGNVSFFLGTDDLGRDILSRLLDGTAATFGSALIATLSATFFGMIIGVFAGVTQGLRSAMLNHILDTLLSIPSLLLAIVVVAFIGHKLEHAILAVWLTQLPRMGRTIYSAVHDELENEYVVAVRLDGASTRQILWYAVMPNIAAVLVTEFTRALSMAILDIAALGFLDLGAQLPSAEWGVMLGDALELVYVAPWTVMLPGAAILISVLLVNLLGDGMRRAINAGVE; this is encoded by the coding sequence ATGCTCCTCGATAATGTATACTGCGAAAAGAAAATATCCAGCCTGCTGCGTTATACCTGGCGGATATTTTACGGCGATACACTGGCGATTATTGGTTTTTACGGCGTGATCGCGCTACTTCTGCTGTCACTGTTCGGTAGCCTGCTGGCACCTTACACAATGAATCAGCAATTCCTCGGCTACCAATTGCTGCCACCTTCCTGGTCGCATCATGGTAATGTCTCGTTTTTTCTGGGAACCGATGACCTTGGACGTGATATTCTCAGCCGTCTGCTGGACGGCACCGCCGCCACTTTCGGTTCGGCGCTGATAGCAACACTCTCTGCTACCTTTTTCGGGATGATTATCGGTGTATTCGCTGGTGTCACTCAAGGGCTGCGTTCAGCGATGCTCAATCATATCCTTGATACTCTACTGTCGATCCCTTCGTTGCTACTCGCGATAGTGGTGGTCGCTTTTATAGGCCATAAGCTCGAACATGCCATACTGGCGGTATGGCTGACACAGTTGCCACGTATGGGGCGCACCATCTATAGCGCCGTGCACGACGAGTTGGAGAACGAATATGTGGTGGCAGTGCGGTTGGACGGCGCGTCCACACGACAGATCTTGTGGTATGCAGTGATGCCGAATATCGCCGCCGTATTGGTAACGGAATTTACCCGCGCGTTGTCGATGGCGATCCTGGACATCGCTGCGTTGGGCTTCCTCGATCTCGGCGCACAACTTCCCTCAGCGGAATGGGGGGTCATGCTCGGCGACGCGTTGGAGCTGGTGTATGTGGCACCATGGACCGTTATGCTGCCCGGTGCAGCGATCCTGATCAGTGTGCTGCTGGTTAACTTATTGGGCGACGGTATGCGTCGCGCAATCAATGCCGGAGTGGAATAA
- a CDS encoding Trm112 family protein translates to MDHRLLEIVACPVCNGNLYFNKENQELICKVDGLAYPLRDSIPVLLEDAARALCVDEKHT, encoded by the coding sequence ATGGATCACCGTTTACTCGAAATCGTTGCTTGCCCGGTCTGCAACGGTAATCTTTATTTCAACAAAGAAAACCAAGAACTGATTTGCAAGGTGGATGGCTTGGCTTATCCATTGCGCGATAGCATCCCAGTGCTGTTGGAAGACGCCGCGCGTGCACTCTGTGTGGATGAGAAGCACACATGA
- the glyQ gene encoding glycine--tRNA ligase subunit alpha, giving the protein MQKFDTKTFQGLMLTLQDYWARQGCTLVQPLDIEVGAGTSHPMTCLRALGPEPMATAYVQPSRRPTDGRYGENPNRLQHYYQFQVAIKPSPDNIQELYLCSLKDLGLDPTIHDIRFVEDNWENPTLGAWGLGWEVWLNGMEVTQFTYFQQVGGLECKPVTGEITYGLERLAMYIQGVDSVYDLVWSHGTQGITTYGDVFHQNEVEQSTYNFTYADVDFLFFCFEQYEKEAQSLLALEKPLSLPAYERILKAGHTFNLLDARKAISVTERQRYILRIRTLTKAVAEAYYASREALGFPICKTRTQRQP; this is encoded by the coding sequence ATGCAAAAGTTTGATACCAAGACCTTTCAGGGTCTGATGCTGACACTACAAGACTACTGGGCTCGCCAAGGTTGCACCCTTGTTCAACCATTAGACATAGAAGTCGGCGCAGGAACCTCACACCCGATGACCTGCCTACGTGCACTTGGCCCAGAGCCCATGGCCACCGCTTACGTGCAGCCTTCTCGTCGCCCGACCGACGGTCGCTACGGTGAAAACCCGAACCGCCTGCAGCACTACTATCAATTCCAGGTGGCGATTAAGCCCTCTCCAGACAATATTCAGGAACTGTACCTCTGCTCGCTGAAGGATCTGGGGCTAGACCCGACTATTCACGATATTCGCTTCGTGGAAGACAACTGGGAAAACCCAACCCTCGGCGCTTGGGGTCTAGGATGGGAGGTTTGGCTGAACGGCATGGAAGTGACGCAGTTCACCTATTTCCAACAGGTCGGTGGCCTGGAGTGCAAACCCGTTACTGGTGAGATAACCTACGGCCTGGAACGCCTGGCGATGTACATCCAGGGCGTGGACAGCGTTTACGATCTGGTGTGGAGCCACGGTACGCAGGGCATCACCACCTACGGCGACGTATTTCATCAGAATGAAGTGGAACAATCCACCTACAACTTCACCTACGCCGATGTGGATTTCCTGTTCTTCTGCTTCGAGCAGTACGAGAAAGAAGCACAATCGCTGCTGGCGCTTGAAAAACCGTTATCGCTGCCCGCTTACGAACGTATTCTAAAGGCTGGCCATACCTTTAATCTGCTGGATGCCCGCAAGGCTATCTCGGTGACCGAACGCCAGCGCTATATTCTACGCATCCGCACACTGACTAAAGCCGTTGCCGAAGCCTACTACGCTTCCCGTGAAGCGTTGGGCTTCCCAATTTGCAAAACGAGAACTCAGAGGCAGCCATGA
- a CDS encoding MFS transporter, with protein sequence MPPTLVAKNDAAAARKVKRSRLNKLPYIERGTPQFMRVTLALFSAGLATFALLYCVQPILPVLSHDFSISPAQSSLSLSVSTGLLAIGLMFTGPLSDAIGRKSVMVVALLLAAICTLICAFMTSWNSILLMRALIGLSLSGVSAGGMTYLNEEIHPSFVAFSMGLYISGNSIGGMSGRLITGVLTDFSSWRIALAVIGLFGLAAAGLFWRILPASRHFRASSLRPRTLLINFKRHWHDKGMPLLFAEGFLLMGSFVTMFNYIGYRLLTEPYHFSQAIVGLLSVVYLTGTYSSPKAGMLTSRFGRGPVLWASITIMLIGILITALSPVTVIFIGLMLFSAGFFAAHSVASSWVGIRARRAKGQASSLYLFCYYVGSSIAGTLGGTFWHRFGWYGVVAFISAMLLLALLVVHHLKRLPEAARV encoded by the coding sequence ATGCCGCCAACTCTGGTCGCTAAAAATGATGCGGCGGCTGCACGAAAAGTTAAACGTTCCCGCCTCAATAAGCTTCCTTACATTGAACGTGGTACACCTCAATTTATGCGCGTCACTCTGGCGTTGTTCTCCGCCGGGCTGGCGACCTTTGCGCTGCTATACTGCGTGCAGCCGATATTGCCAGTGTTATCGCATGACTTCAGCATTTCCCCGGCGCAAAGCAGTCTTTCGCTTTCAGTGTCGACTGGGCTGCTGGCGATCGGCCTGATGTTCACCGGCCCATTGTCTGATGCCATTGGTCGCAAGTCGGTGATGGTGGTGGCATTATTGCTGGCGGCGATCTGTACGCTGATCTGTGCTTTTATGACCAGTTGGAACAGCATTTTGCTGATGCGTGCGTTGATAGGTTTGTCACTGAGCGGCGTTTCGGCAGGCGGCATGACCTATTTGAACGAAGAAATCCACCCCAGCTTTGTTGCCTTCTCAATGGGGTTGTATATCAGCGGCAACTCGATTGGCGGCATGAGCGGCCGTCTGATTACCGGGGTGCTGACCGACTTCTCCTCCTGGCGCATCGCGCTGGCGGTGATCGGCCTGTTCGGTTTGGCCGCCGCCGGTCTGTTTTGGCGCATTTTACCTGCTTCCAGACATTTCCGCGCCAGTTCGCTGCGCCCGCGTACCCTGCTGATCAATTTCAAGCGGCATTGGCATGATAAGGGGATGCCACTGCTGTTTGCTGAGGGTTTCCTGCTGATGGGCAGCTTTGTCACTATGTTCAACTACATTGGTTATCGCCTGCTGACCGAGCCTTATCACTTCAGCCAAGCCATCGTTGGCTTACTATCAGTGGTATACCTTACCGGCACCTACAGCTCACCTAAGGCGGGGATGCTGACCTCGCGCTTTGGCCGTGGCCCAGTGCTATGGGCCTCCATCACCATTATGCTGATCGGAATTCTGATCACTGCGTTGTCACCCGTGACGGTGATATTTATCGGCTTGATGCTGTTCAGTGCCGGTTTCTTTGCTGCTCATTCGGTAGCCAGCAGTTGGGTCGGCATCCGCGCGCGCCGCGCCAAAGGCCAGGCTTCCTCGCTCTATCTGTTTTGTTATTATGTCGGATCGAGCATCGCTGGCACGCTTGGCGGTACATTCTGGCACCGCTTCGGCTGGTATGGCGTGGTGGCGTTTATCAGTGCCATGCTGTTGCTCGCCCTATTAGTGGTGCATCACCTGAAACGCCTGCCAGAAGCAGCGCGCGTTTAA